The Mustela lutreola isolate mMusLut2 chromosome 3, mMusLut2.pri, whole genome shotgun sequence genome includes a region encoding these proteins:
- the ZNF142 gene encoding zinc finger protein 142 translates to MTDPVLDSQPTNNTGEMDGLCPELLLIPPSLSNRGILEPVQSPCPAGNPTPLPGDPGCLLVEATATEEDTGNMEIIVEAVAGNLSPGAPGETPGVLVKVVEVYFCERCEQSFAEPTLLALHQCAEPLIQPLPSLSGPPCSVELTPSNLPLSGPVQGQGLPDSPLPCPVCRQEFAQPQALKSHFKSHRGPPATFPCPESGCAFSAEDRKALQLHLRQAHAAVPVPCSFRGCPLLFGSRQAMELHRQAHYPFHCNHCSFMGSNVKLFRQHQRSHGPGPQGELSARQGPPAQELLPAPKLSPRGGEPSEQAEAPLPREQSADEGDAEEEESGALKDTQKGQGAQQLEGDVPPGTESLFKTHMCPECKRCFKKRTHLVEHLHLHFPDPSLQCPNCQKFFTSKSKLKTHLLRELGQKAHRCPLCHYSAVERNALNRHMASMHEDISNFYSDTYACPVCREEFRLSQALKEHLKSHTAAAATGPLPLHCFQEGCGYMAPDRKAFVKHLKESHGARAVECRHHSCPLLFASAEAMEAHRKSHYAFHCPHCDFACSNKHAFRKHKKQGHAGSEELRCTFCPFATFNPVAYQDHVGKMHAHEKIHQCPECAFATAHKRVLIRHMLLHTGEKPHKCELCDFTCRDVSYLSKHMLTHSNTKDYMCTECGYVTKWKHYLSVHMRKHAGDLRYQCNQCSYRCHRADQLSSHKLRHQGKSLMCEVCAFACKRKYELQKHMASQHHPGPPAPLYPCRYCSYQSRHKQALLSHENCKHTRLREFRCPLCDYRTFSNTTLFFHKRKVHGYVPGDQVWQLRYAGQEPEGAGLGPMPPLDSEPPSQPPASPEGPDPDPALAVEPHSDPAPPETSEEESTGRQDGSEVPQGDDLAGSPSLAEVDEGGCTLHLEALGVELEPVAEPPLEEITETTPMAFRPLDPAGPLRLEGSDGTLTELSAFEAAGTSDLGAEEEPVPEKPVPEAPQNLPSSEEPPDSWAGALKATLPAESTPLPQFPESESLLKALRRQDKEQAEALVLEGRVQMVVIQGEGRAFRCPHCPFITRREKALSVHCRTGCQGRRGPLLCPECGASFKQQRGLSTHLLKKCPALLRKNKSLPGPGSPLPPGTQVSEDTEGAKSPPAPLEGEPALPKEAAAALPGEPEEVEEPPGLRSMSGDALPAETPEKFHFEQGKFHCHSCPFLCSRLSSITSHVAEGCRGGRGGGGKRGASLLSCGDSVSPSSGSAEGSPRTGDTALAPKQKGARFSCPTCPFSCRQERALRTHQNRGCPLGESGELHCSLCSFTAAAAATLRLHQKRRHPTTAPPARGPRPPLQCGDCGFTCKQSRCLQQHRRLKHEGVKPHQCPFCDFSTTRRYRLEAHQSRHTGVGRIPCSSCPQTFGTNSKLRLHRLRVHDKTPTHFCPLCDYSGYLRHDITRHVNSCHQGTPAFACPQCEAQFSSDTALKQHALRRHPEPPPTTPGSPATEGPLRCSRCGLLCASPASLRGHTRKQHPRLECGACQEAFPSRPALDEHRRQQHFSHRCQLCDFAARERAGLVRHYLEQHEEEEEEAVVAGAETPEGGAGASQPPLRCPFCDFACRHQLVLDHHVKGHGGTRLYKCTDCAYSTKNRQKITWHSRIHTGEKPYRCHLCPYACADPSRLKYHMRIHREERKYLCPDCGYKCKWVNQLKYHMTKHTGLKPYQCPECEYCTNRADALRVHQETRHREARAFMCEQCGKAFKTRFLLRTHLRKHSEAKPYVCNVCHRAFRWAAGLRHHALTHTDRHPFFCRLCSYKAKQKFQVVKHVRRHHPDQADPNQGVGKDPTTPTVHLHDVQLEDPSPPAPAAPPTGPEG, encoded by the exons ATGACAGACCCCGTGTTGGACTCACAGCCAACCAACAACACTGGGGAGATGGATGGACTATGCCCGGAGCTATTGCTgatccccccatctctctctaacCGTGGAATCCTGGAGCCCGTCCAGAGTCCCTGCCCTGCTGGGAACCCCACACCTTTGCCTGGTGACCCAGGCTGCCTGCTGGTAGAGGCCACAGCAACTGAAGAGGACACAGGGAACATGGAGATCATCGTGGAAGCAGTGGCTGGAAACCTGtccccaggtgctcctggagagACCCCAG GTGTCCTGGTAAAGGTGGTGGAGGTGTACTTCTGTGAGCGCTGTGAGCAGAGCTTTGCAGAGCCCACTCTGCTGGCCCTGCACCAGTGTGCTGAGCCCCTCATACAACCTCTGCCGAGCCTCTCTGGCCCCCCATGCTCCGTAGAGCTCACCCCCAGCaacctccctctctctggccctgTGCAGGGGCAGGGCCTGCCAGATAGCCCCCTGCCGTGCCCCGTGTGTAGACAGGAGTttgcccagccccaggccctgaAGAGCCACTTCAAGAGTCACCGGGGCCCTCCCGCCACCTTCCCCTGCCCGGAGTCCGGCTGTGCGTTCTCTGCGGAAGATCGCAAGGCCCTGCAGCTCCACCTGAGGCAGGCCCATGCCGCGGTCCCCGTGCCGTGCTCTTTCCGGGGCTGCCCCCTGCTCTTCGGGAGCCGGCAGGCCATGGAGCTGCACCGACAGGCCCATTACCCTTTCCACTGCAACCATTGCAGCTTTATGGGTTCCAACGTCAAACTCTTCCGGCAGCATCAGCGGAGCCACGGGCCTGGGCCGCAGGGAGAACTGTCTGCCCGGCAGGGTCCTCCGGCCCAGGAGCTGCTGCCAG CTCCCAAACTGTCCCCTAGAGGGGGAGAGCCATCAGAACAAGCAGAGGCGCCCTTGCCCAGGGAGCAGTCAGCGGATGAAGGGGACGCGGAGGAAGAAGAGAGTGGCGCTCTGAAGGACACCCAGAAAGGCCAGGGAGCTCAGCAGTTAGAAG ggGACGTGCCTCCTGGCACCGAGTCCCTCTTCAAGACCCACATGTGTCCGGAGTGTAAGCGCTGCTTCAAGAAGCGAACACACCTGGTGGAGCACCTGCACCTGCACTTCCCCGACCCCAGCCTGCAGTGCCCCAACTGCCAGAAGTTCTTCACCAGCAAGAGCAAGCTGAAGACGCACCTGCTGCGGGAGCTGGGCCAGAAGGCCCACCGCTGCCCGCTGTGCCACTACAGCGCCGTGGAGAGGAATGCGCTGAACCGCCACATGGCCAGCATGCACGAGGACATTTCCAACTTCTACTCAGACACCTACGCTTGCCCTGTGTGCCGGGAGGAGTTCCGCCTCAGTCAGGCCCTGAAGGAGCACCTCAAGAGCCACACGGCGGCAGCCGCCACAGGGCCGCTGCCCCTGCACTGCTTTCAGGAGGGCTGCGGCTACATGGCCCCCGACCGCAAGGCCTTTGTCAAGCACCTGAAGGAGAGCCACGGCGCGCGGGCTGTCGAGTGCCGCCATCACTCGTGCCCCCTGCTCTTCGCCAGCGCCGAGGCCATGGAGGCACATCGCAAGAGCCACTATGCCTTCCACTGCCCGCACTGCGACTTCGCCTGCTCCAACAAGCACGCATTCCGCAAACACAAGAAGCAGGGCCACGCGGGCAGTGAGGAGCTGCGCTGCACCTTCTGCCCCTTTGCCACCTTCAACCCCGTGGCCTACCAGGACCACGTGGGCAAGATGCACGCCCATGAGAAGATCCACCAGTGCCCCGAGTGCGCCTTCGCCACTGCCCACAAGAGGGTGCTCATTCGCCACATGCTGCTGCACACAG GTGAGAAACCTCATAAGTGTGAACTCTGTGATTTCACGTGCCGAGACGTGAGCTACCTGTCCAAGCACATGCTGACCCACTCCAACACCAAGGATTACATGTGCACTGAGTGTGGCTACGTCACCAAGTGGAAGCATTACCTCAGTGTGCACATGCGGAAACACGCGGGGGACCTCAG ATACCAGTGCAACCAGTGCTCTTACCGCTGCCACCGGGCCGATCAGCTGAGCAGCCACAAGCTGCGCCACCAGGGCAAGTCCCTGATGTGCGAGGTGTGTGCCTTTGCATGCAAGCGGAAGTACGAGCTGCAGAAGCACATGGCCTCCCAGCACCACCCAGGCCCGCCAGCCCCACTCTACCCCTGCCGCTACTGCAGCTACCAGAGCCGCCACAAGCAGGCGCTGCTGAGCCACGAGAATTGCAAGCACACCCGTCTGCGCGAGTTCCGCTGCCCACTCTGTGACTACCGGACCTTCAGCAACACCACCCTCTTCTTCCACAAACGCAAGGTCCACGGCTACGTGCCTGGCGACCAGGTATGGCAGCTCCGCTATGCTGGCCAGGAACCcgagggggctgggctgggcccaaTGCCCCCACTGGACTCCGAGCCCCCCAGCCAGCCGCCCGCCTCACCTGAGGGGCCAGACCCGGACCCTGCGCTGGCAGTGGAGCCCCACTCAGACCCGGCCCCGCCAGAGACCAGCGAGGAGGAGAGCACCGGGAGACAGGATGGCAGTGAGGTTCCACAGGGGGACGACCTGGCTGGCAGCCCCAGTCTGGCAGAGGTCGATGAGGGAGGGTGCACGCTGCACCTAGAGGCCTTGGGTGTAGAGCTGGAGCCCGTGGCTGAGCCACCCCTGGAGGAGATCACCGAAACTACCCCGATGGCCTTTAGGCCCCTGGATCCCGCAGGGCCCCTGAGACTCGAAGGGTCAGATGGAACTTTGACTGAGCTATCTGCCTTTGAAGCTGCTGGGACTTCGGATTTGGGTGCTGAAGAAGAGCCTGTTCCGGAAAAGCCAGTCCCAGAGGCCCCCCAAAACCTCCCTTCCTCAGAGGAGCCCCCTGACAGCTGGGCGGGAGCCTTGAAGGCCACTCTGCCCGCTGAGAGCACTCCGCTCCCCCAGTTCCCCGAGTCGGAGTCCCTGCTCAAGGCCCTGCGGAGGCAGGACAAAGAGCAGGCCGAGGCTCTGGTCCTGGAGGGGCGGGTTCAGATGGTAGTCATCCAGGGAGAGGGGCGCGCCTTCCGCTGCCCACACTGCCCGTTCATTACCCGCCGGGAGAAGGCTCTGAGCGTGCACTGCAGGACCGGGTGCCAGGGCCGCCGAGGGCCCCTGCTGTGCCCCGAGTGTGGAGCCAGCTTCAAGCAACAGCGTGGCCTCAGCACCCACCTGCTGAAGAAGTGTCCCGCTCTGCTCAGGAAGAACAAGTCTTTGCCTGGACcgggctccccactgcccccaggtACCCAGGTCTCCGAGGACACAGAAGGTGCGAAGTCCCCCCCTGCCCCGCTAGAAGGAGAGCCAGCGCTCCCCAAAGAGGCTGCTGCTGCACTTCCCGGGGAGCCAGAAGAAGTAGAGGAGCCCCCTGGACTGCGCTCCATGTCCGGGGATGCCTTACCCGCAGAGACCCCTGAGAAGTTCCACTTCGAGCAGGGCAAGTTTCACTGCCACTCATGCCCCTTCCTGTGCTCTCGGCTCTCCTCCATCACCTCTCATGTGGCTGAAGGCTGCCGGGGGGGCCGCGGCGGGGGAGGAAAGCGAGGGGCCTCTCTTCTGAGCTGTGGGGACTCTGTCTCCCCCAGCAGTGGGAGTGCAGAGGGCAGCCCCAGGACTGGGGACACGGCACTGGCTCCAAAGCAGAAGGGGGCCCGCTTCTCCTGCCCGACATGCCCCTTCAGCTGCCGCCAGGAGCGGGCCCTGAGGACGCACCAGAACCGGGGCTGCCCCCTCGGAGAGTCTGGAGAGCTGCACTGCAGCCTCTGCTCCTTTACCGCTGCCGCTGCTGCCACACTCAGGCTCCACCAGAAGCGGAGGCaccccaccaccgcccccccGGCCCGCGGGCCCCGGCCCCCACTCCAGTGCGGGGACTGTGGCTTCACCTGCAAGCAGAGCCGCTGCCTACAGCAGCACCGGCGGCTCAAGCACGAGGGAGTGAAGCCCCACCAGTGCCCCTTCTGTGACTTCTCTACCACTAGGCGGTACCGGCTGGAGGCCCACCAGTCCCGCCACACGGGAGTTGGCCGCATCCCCTGTAGCTCCTGCCCACAGACATTCGGTACCAACTCAAAACTGCGCCTGCACCGGCTGCGGGTCCACGATAAGACGCCCACCCACTTCTGCCCGCTGTGCGATTATAGCGGCTACCTGCGACATGACATCACGCGACACGTCAATAGCTGCCACCAGGGCACCCCCGCCTTTGCCTGCCCCCAGTGCGAGGCGCAGTTCAGCTCAGACACAGCGCTCAAGCAGCATGCACTGCGCCGGCACCCTGAGCCGCCCCCCACCACGCCAGGCTCCCCTGCCACCGAGGGCCCCCTGCGCTGCTCCCGCTGTGGGCTGCTTTGCGCCAGCCCGGCCAGCCTGCGGGGCCACACCCGCAAGCAGCACCCGCGACTGGAGTGTGGGGCCTGCCAGGAGGCCTTCCCCAGCCGGCCAGCCCTGGACGAGCACCGGCGGCAGCAGCACTTCAGCCACCGCTGCCAGCTCTGTGACTTCGCAGCCCGGGAGCGCGCTGGCCTGGTTAGGCACTACCTGGAGCAgcacgaggaggaggaggaggaggcggtggTGGCAGGTGCAGAGACCCCGGAGGGCGGCGCAGGGGCCAGCCAGCCCCCCTTGCGCTGCCCCTTCTGTGACTTCGCGTGCCGCCACCAGCTGGTGCTGGACCACCATGTGAAGGGGCACGGCGGCACCCGGCTGTACAAGTGCACCGACTGTGCTTACAGCACCAAGAACCGCCAGAAGATCACCTGGCACAGCCGCATCCACACGGGAGAGAAGCCCTACCGCTGCCACCTCTGTCCCTATGCCTGTGCCGACCCCTCCCGCCTCAAG TACCACATGCGGATCCATAGGGAGGAACGGAAGTATCTGTGCCCCGACTGTGGCTACAAGTGCAAGTGGGTCAACCAGCTCAAGTACCACATGACCAAGCACACAG GCTTGAAGCCATACCAGTGCCCCGAGTGCGAGTATTGTACCAACCGGGCCGACGCACTGCGCGTGCACCAGGAGACTCGGCACCGGGAGGCACGGGCCTTCATGTGCGAGCAGTGCGGCAAGGCCTTCAAGACACGCTTCCTGCTGCGCACCCACCTCCGCAAGCACAGTGAAGCCAAGCCCTACGTGTGCAACGTGTGCCACCGTGCTTTCCGCTGGGCTGCCGGCCTGCGCCATCACGCGCTCACCCACACCGACCGGCACCCCTTCTTCTGCCGCCTCTGCAGCTACAAGGCCAAGCAGAAGTTCCAGGTGGTGAAGCACGTGCGCCGGCACCACCCAGACCAGGCCGACCCGAACCAAGGAGTGGGGAAAGACCCCACCACCCCCACGGTGCACCTGCATGATGTGCAGCTGGAGGACCCcagccctcctgctcctgctgctcccccaacaGGACCCGAGGGCTGa
- the LOC131827453 gene encoding mitochondrial chaperone BCS1, with product MPLSDFILALKDNPYFGAGFGLVGVGTALALARKGAQLGLVAFRRHYMITLEVPARDRSYAWLLSWLTQHSTRTQHLSVETSYLQHESGRISTKFEFVPSPGNHFIWYQGKWIRVERSREMQMIDLQTGTPWESVTFTALGTDRKVFFNILEEARELALQQEEGKTVMYTAMGSEWRPFGYPRRRRPLNSVVLEQGLANRIVRDVREFIDNPKWYTDRGIPYRRGYLLYGPPGCGKSSFITALAGELEHSICLLSLTDSSLSDDRLNHLLSVAPQQSLVLLEDVDAAFLSRDLAAENPVKYQGLGRLTFSGLLNALDGVASTEARIVFMTTNHVDRLDPALIRPGRVDMKEYVGYCSHWQLTQMFQRFYPGQAPSLAEAFAGRVLQVTTHISPAQVQGYFMLYKNDPAGAIDNAESLRT from the exons ATGCCCCTCTCAGACTTTATTCTCGCCCTGAAGGACAATCCCTACTTTGGGGCTGGCTTTGGGCTTGTGGGTGTGGGCacagccctggccctggcccgCAAGGGTGCCCAGCTGGGCCTGGTGGCTTTCCGGCGTCATTACATGATCACGCTGGAAGTCCCTGCTCGAGACCGAAGCTACGCCTGGTTGCTTAGCTGGCTCACCCAGCATAGTACCCGTACTCAGCACCTCAGTGTTGAGACTTCATACCTTCAGCATGAGAGTGGGCGCATCTCCACCAAGTTTGAATTTGTCCCCAGCCCTGGAAACCACTTTATCTG GTATCAGGGGAAATGGATCCGAGTGGAACGAAGCCGAGAGATGCAGATGATAGACCTGCAGACAGGGACCCCTTGGGAATCCGTCACCTTCACAGCTCTGGGCACTGACCGAAAGGTCTTCTTCAACATCCTGGAGGAAG CTCGAGAGCTGGCCTtgcagcaggaggaagggaagacGGTGATGTACACAGCCATGGGCTCTGAGTGGCGTCCTTTTGGCTATCCACGCCGCCGGCGGCCACTGAATTCTGTGGTTCTAGAACAGGGTCTGGCCAACCGAATTGTCAGAGATGTCCGGGAATTCATTGATAATCCCAAGTGGTACACTGACAGAG GCATTCCCTACAGACGTGGCTACCTGCTTTATGGGCCCCCTGGTTGTGGAAAAAGCAGTTTTAT cACAGCCCTGGCGGGGGAACTGGAGCACAGCATCTGCCTGCTGAGCCTCACTGACTCCAGCCTCTCCGATGACCGGCTCAACCACCTGCTGAGTGTGgccccgcagcagagcctggtgctCCTGGAGGACGTGGATGCAGCCTTTCTTAGCCGAGACCTAGCTgcagaga aCCCAGTCAAGTACCAAGGTCTAGGTCGCCTCACCTTCAGTGGACTGCTCAATGCCTTGGATGGCGTGGCGTCCACGGAGGCCCGCATCGTGTTCATGACTACCAACCATGTTGACAG GCTGGACCCTGCCCTGATACGCCCTGGACGAGTAGACATGAAGGAGTATGTGGGCTACTGTTCACACTGGCAGCTGACCCAGATGTTCCAGAGGTTCTATCCAGGGCAAGCACCTTCCTTGGCTGAGGCCTTTGCAGGACGTGTCCTTCAGGTTACGACTCACATCAGTCCCGCCCAGGTACAGGGCTACTTCATGCTGTATAAGAATGACCCTGCAGGGGCGATTGACAATGCTGAGTCTCTGAGGACATGA
- the RNF25 gene encoding E3 ubiquitin-protein ligase RNF25 isoform X1, protein MAASASAAAGEEDWVLPSEVEVLESIYLDELQVVKGNGRSSPWEIFITLHPATAEDQDSQYVCFTLVLQVPAQYPNEVPQISIRNPRGLSDEQIQKISQALSQVANAGLGTAMLYELIEKGKEILTDNNIPHGQCVICLYGFQEKEAFTKTPCYHYFHCHCLARYIQHMERELQVQGQEQEHERQHAEAKQKAVGVQCPVCREPLVYDLASLKAAPEPQQPMELYQPSAESLRQQEERKRLYQRQQERGGIIDLEAERNRYFISLQQPPAPVEPKSAVEASRGSHPPSVLATELSASATAQPNPAAPLPVASQYTCEKIPGAGPNQQRLGETQKAMLDPPRASRGPWKQPERRHLKGGECHAHKGASDTQELPPPERPLKEPMDLKPEPCSQGLEGPPQEKGPGNWQGPPPRRTRDCARWERSKGRTPGSSYPRLPRGRGAYRPGTRREPLSLESEDGS, encoded by the exons ATGGCGGCGTCTGCGTCGGCGGCTGCAGGGGAGGAGGACTG GGTACTGCCTTCTGAAGTCGAGGTGTTAGAGTCTATCTATCTGGATGAACTACAGGTGGTTAAAGGAAACGGCAG ATCCTCACCATGGGAGATCTTCATCACCTTGCACCCTGCCACGGCAGAAGACCAGGATTCACAGTATGTGTGCTTCACTCTGGTGCTTCAGGTCCCGGCACAG TACCCCAATGAGGTGCCACAGATCTCTATCCGTAACCCCCGAGGACTCTCAGATGAACAGATCCAAAA GATTTCACAGGCACTGAGCCAGGTGGCCAATGCTGGGCTGGGTACTGCCATGCTCTATGAACTCATCGAG aAGGGGAAGGAAATCCTCACAGACAACAACATCCCTCATGGCCAGTGCGTCATCTGCCTCTATGGTTTCCAG GAAAAGGAGGCCTTTACCAAAACACCATGTTACCACTATTTCCACTGCCACTGCCTCGCCCGGTACATCCAGCACATGGAGCGTGAGCTACAGGTTCAAGGCCAGGAACAGGAGCATGAGCGGCAGCATGCCGAGGCCAAGCAG aAGGCAGTCGGTGTGCAGTGTCCGGTGTGCAGGGAGCCCCTCGTGTATGATCTTGCCTCATTGAAAGCAGCCCCTGAGCCCCAACAGCCCATG GAGCTGTACCAGCCCAGCGCAGAGAGCTTGCGCCAACAGGAAGAGCGCAAGCGGCTCTACCAGAGGCAGCAGGAGCGGGGGGGCATCATTGACCTTGAGGCTGAGCGGAACCGGTACTTCATCAGCCTCCAGCAG CCTCCCGCCCCTGTGGAGCCCAAGTCAGCAGTAGAGGCCTCCAGAGGATCCCATCCACCCAGCGTTCTTGCCACAGAACTGTCCGCCTCAGCAACTGCCCAACCCAACCCAGCAGCCCCTCTGCCTGTGGCCTCCCAGTACACGTGTGAGAAGATTCCAGGGGCTGGACCAAATCAGCAAAGGTTGGGTGAAACCCAGAAAGCTATGCTAGATCCCCCCCGGGCCAGTCGAGGCCCCTGGAAACAGCCCGAACGGAGGCACCTAAAGGGAGGGGAGTGCCATGCCCACAAAGGTGCCAGTGACACTCAGGAACTGCCACCTCCCGAGAGGCCCCTCAAGGAGCCCATGGACCTAAAGCCAGAACCCTGTAGCCAAGGTCTTGAAGGTCCTCCCCAAGAAAAGGGCCCTGGCAACTGGCAGGGTCCCCCACCCCGCAGGACTCGGGACTGTGCTCGCTGGGAGCGTTCCAAGGGTCGGACGCCGGGTTCTTCCTACCCCCGCCTGCCTCGGGGTCGGGGAGCCTATCGTCCTGGCACTCGAAGGGAGCCCCTGAGCCTGGAGTCTGAGGATGGTTCCTAG
- the RNF25 gene encoding E3 ubiquitin-protein ligase RNF25 isoform X2 yields MAASASAAAGEEDWVLPSEVEVLESIYLDELQVVKGNGRSSPWEIFITLHPATAEDQDSQYVCFTLVLQVPAQYPNEVPQISIRNPRGLSDEQIQKISQALSQVANAGLGTAMLYELIEKGKEILTDNNIPHGQCVICLYGFQEKEAFTKTPCYHYFHCHCLARYIQHMERELQVQGQEQEHERQHAEAKQAVGVQCPVCREPLVYDLASLKAAPEPQQPMELYQPSAESLRQQEERKRLYQRQQERGGIIDLEAERNRYFISLQQPPAPVEPKSAVEASRGSHPPSVLATELSASATAQPNPAAPLPVASQYTCEKIPGAGPNQQRLGETQKAMLDPPRASRGPWKQPERRHLKGGECHAHKGASDTQELPPPERPLKEPMDLKPEPCSQGLEGPPQEKGPGNWQGPPPRRTRDCARWERSKGRTPGSSYPRLPRGRGAYRPGTRREPLSLESEDGS; encoded by the exons ATGGCGGCGTCTGCGTCGGCGGCTGCAGGGGAGGAGGACTG GGTACTGCCTTCTGAAGTCGAGGTGTTAGAGTCTATCTATCTGGATGAACTACAGGTGGTTAAAGGAAACGGCAG ATCCTCACCATGGGAGATCTTCATCACCTTGCACCCTGCCACGGCAGAAGACCAGGATTCACAGTATGTGTGCTTCACTCTGGTGCTTCAGGTCCCGGCACAG TACCCCAATGAGGTGCCACAGATCTCTATCCGTAACCCCCGAGGACTCTCAGATGAACAGATCCAAAA GATTTCACAGGCACTGAGCCAGGTGGCCAATGCTGGGCTGGGTACTGCCATGCTCTATGAACTCATCGAG aAGGGGAAGGAAATCCTCACAGACAACAACATCCCTCATGGCCAGTGCGTCATCTGCCTCTATGGTTTCCAG GAAAAGGAGGCCTTTACCAAAACACCATGTTACCACTATTTCCACTGCCACTGCCTCGCCCGGTACATCCAGCACATGGAGCGTGAGCTACAGGTTCAAGGCCAGGAACAGGAGCATGAGCGGCAGCATGCCGAGGCCAAGCAG GCAGTCGGTGTGCAGTGTCCGGTGTGCAGGGAGCCCCTCGTGTATGATCTTGCCTCATTGAAAGCAGCCCCTGAGCCCCAACAGCCCATG GAGCTGTACCAGCCCAGCGCAGAGAGCTTGCGCCAACAGGAAGAGCGCAAGCGGCTCTACCAGAGGCAGCAGGAGCGGGGGGGCATCATTGACCTTGAGGCTGAGCGGAACCGGTACTTCATCAGCCTCCAGCAG CCTCCCGCCCCTGTGGAGCCCAAGTCAGCAGTAGAGGCCTCCAGAGGATCCCATCCACCCAGCGTTCTTGCCACAGAACTGTCCGCCTCAGCAACTGCCCAACCCAACCCAGCAGCCCCTCTGCCTGTGGCCTCCCAGTACACGTGTGAGAAGATTCCAGGGGCTGGACCAAATCAGCAAAGGTTGGGTGAAACCCAGAAAGCTATGCTAGATCCCCCCCGGGCCAGTCGAGGCCCCTGGAAACAGCCCGAACGGAGGCACCTAAAGGGAGGGGAGTGCCATGCCCACAAAGGTGCCAGTGACACTCAGGAACTGCCACCTCCCGAGAGGCCCCTCAAGGAGCCCATGGACCTAAAGCCAGAACCCTGTAGCCAAGGTCTTGAAGGTCCTCCCCAAGAAAAGGGCCCTGGCAACTGGCAGGGTCCCCCACCCCGCAGGACTCGGGACTGTGCTCGCTGGGAGCGTTCCAAGGGTCGGACGCCGGGTTCTTCCTACCCCCGCCTGCCTCGGGGTCGGGGAGCCTATCGTCCTGGCACTCGAAGGGAGCCCCTGAGCCTGGAGTCTGAGGATGGTTCCTAG